The proteins below come from a single Anguilla rostrata isolate EN2019 chromosome 3, ASM1855537v3, whole genome shotgun sequence genomic window:
- the LOC135251818 gene encoding gamma-crystallin S-1-like encodes MWTLPWGIKSTGCPPPLLQCDQNLADTMGKIIFYEDRNFQGRSYECGSDCADLHSHFSRCNSIRVDSGSWMVYERPSYMGYQYFLMKGEYPDYQRWMGFNDCVRSCRMIPQYQGTHRMRIYERSDFGGQMMEFTEDCPSLYDRFHYNDIHSCNVMDGYWLFYEHPNYRGRQYLLRPGEYRRYSDWGSMSSRIGSMRRIV; translated from the exons ATGTGGACCCTCCCGTGGGGTATAAAAAGCACCGGCTGTCCTCCACCGCTGTTGCAGTGTGACCAAAATCTAGCCGACACAATGGGAAAG ATCATCTTCTACGAGGACAGGAACTTCCAGGGGCGCTCGTACGAGTGCGGCAGCGACTGCGCCGACCTCCACTCCCACTTCAGCCGCTGCAACTCCATCCGGGTCGACAGCGGGAGCTGGATGGTGTACGAGCGTCCCAGCTACATGGGCTACCAGTACTTCCTGATGAAGGGAGAGTACCCCGACTACCAGCGCTGGATGGGGTTCAACGACTGCGTCCGGTCCTGTCGCATGATTCCCCAG TACCAAGGGACTCACAGAATGAGGATCTACGAGCGCTCGGACTTTGGCGGTCAGATGATGGAGTTCACGGAGGACTGCCCTTCCCTGTACGACCGCTTCCATTACAACGACATTCACTCCTGCAACGTGATGGACGGCTACTGGCTGTTCTACGAGCATCCCAACTACAGGGGGCGCCAGTACCTGTTGAGGCCCGGGGAGTACAGGAGATACAGCGACTGGGGATCCATGAGCTCCAGGATCGGCTCAATGAGGCGCATTGTGTAA
- the LOC135251820 gene encoding gamma-crystallin M3-like isoform X2 produces the protein MTMGKIIFYEDRNFQGRSYETSSDCAELTSYLSRCNSCRVESGCFMVYDRSNYMGNQYFVRRGEYSDYSRMGMSDCIRSCRMIPMHRGSYRMRIYERENFGGQMHELMDDCESFQERYRMSDCQSCNVMDGHWLMYEQPHFRGRMMYLRPGEYRSFRDMGYSNMRFMSMRRIMDTC, from the exons ATCATCTTCTACGAGGACAGGAACTTCCAGGGCCGCTCCTATGAGACCAGCAGCGACTGCGCGGAGCTCACCTCCTACCTGAGCCGCTGCAACTCCTGCAGGGTGGAGAGCGGCTGCTTCATGGTCTACGACCGCTCCAACTACATGGGGAACCAGTACTTTGTGAGGAGGGGCGAGTACTCGGACTACTCCCGCATGGGCATGAGCGACTGCATCAGATCCTGCCGCATGATCCCCATG cacagaGGATCCTACAGGATGAGGATCTACGAGAGGGAGAACTTCGGAGGTCAGATGCACGAGCTGATGGACGACTGCGAGTCATTCCAGGAGCGTTACCGCATGTCCGACTGCCAGTCCTGCAACGTGATGGATGGCCACTGGCTCATGTACGAGCAGCCCCACTTCAGAGGCAGGATGATGTACCTGAGGCCTGGGGAGTACAGGAGCTTCAGAGATATGGGCTACAGCAACATGAGATTCATGTCCATGAGGCGCATCATGGATACCTGTTAA
- the LOC135251825 gene encoding gamma-crystallin M1-like — translation MGKIIFYEDRNFGGRHYECMSDCADLSSYFSRCNSIRVESGCFMIYERPNYSGHQYFLSRGEYPDYQRMMGMGMTGDMIRSCRMIPSYRGSYRMRIYERENFGGQMHELMDDCESFQDRYRMSDCQSCHVMDGHWLMYEQPHFRGRMMYMRPGEYRSFRDMGYSNTRFMSMKRIVDSC, via the exons ATGGGCAAG ATCATCTTCTACGAGGACCGGAACTTTGGCGGCCGCCACTATGAGTGCATGAGCGACTGCGCCGACCTCAGCTCGTACTTCAGCCGCTGCAACTCCATCCGCGTGGAGAGCGGCTGCTTCATGATCTACGAGCGCCCCAACTACTCGGGCCACCAGTACTTCCTGAGCCGCGGGGAGTACCCCGACTACCAGCGCATGATGGGCATGGGCATGACGGGAGACATGATCAGGTCCTGCCGCATGATCCCCAGT TACCGCGGATCCTACCGGATGAGGATCTACGAGAGGGAGAACTTCGGAGGTCAGATGCACGAGCTGATGGACGACTGCGAGTCATTCCAGGACCGCTACCGCATGTCCGACTGCCAGTCCTGCCACGTGATGGACGGCCACTGGCTCATGTACGAGCAGCCCCACTTCAGAGGCAGGATGATGTACATGAGGCCTGGGGAGTACAGGAGCTTCAGAGATATGGGCTACAGCAACACGAGATTCATGTCCATGAAGCGCATCGTGGATTCCTGTTAA
- the LOC135251820 gene encoding gamma-crystallin M3-like isoform X1: protein MTMGKIIFYEDRNFQGRSYETSSDCAELTSYLSRCNSCRVESGCFMVYDRSNYMGNQYFVRRGEYSDYSRMGMSDCIRSCRMIPMHRGSYRMRIYERENFGGQMHELMDDCESFQERYRMSDCQSCNVMDGHWLMYEQPHFRGRMMYLRPGEYRSFRDMGYSNMRFMSMRRIMDTC, encoded by the exons ATGACCATGGGCAAG ATCATCTTCTACGAGGACAGGAACTTCCAGGGCCGCTCCTATGAGACCAGCAGCGACTGCGCGGAGCTCACCTCCTACCTGAGCCGCTGCAACTCCTGCAGGGTGGAGAGCGGCTGCTTCATGGTCTACGACCGCTCCAACTACATGGGGAACCAGTACTTTGTGAGGAGGGGCGAGTACTCGGACTACTCCCGCATGGGCATGAGCGACTGCATCAGATCCTGCCGCATGATCCCCATG cacagaGGATCCTACAGGATGAGGATCTACGAGAGGGAGAACTTCGGAGGTCAGATGCACGAGCTGATGGACGACTGCGAGTCATTCCAGGAGCGTTACCGCATGTCCGACTGCCAGTCCTGCAACGTGATGGATGGCCACTGGCTCATGTACGAGCAGCCCCACTTCAGAGGCAGGATGATGTACCTGAGGCCTGGGGAGTACAGGAGCTTCAGAGATATGGGCTACAGCAACATGAGATTCATGTCCATGAGGCGCATCATGGATACCTGTTAA